The following proteins come from a genomic window of Corallococcus sp. NCRR:
- a CDS encoding GNAT family N-acetyltransferase, translating to MPSHPYVVRAVQSQDELEQVLALQRRNLPPSLSPEEQQAQGFVTVQHDLATLLHMHALEPSVIAMQGSEVVAYALVMPRECRAWVPVLDPMFALLEGLEHRGRPLKDQRFYVMGQVCVDKAHRGKGLFDALYHQHREQLRSRFDCVVTEVSVRNTRSLRAHARVGFETVHTYRDASDTWAVVLWDWGAGTSR from the coding sequence ATGCCGTCGCATCCCTATGTCGTGAGGGCCGTGCAGTCCCAGGACGAGCTGGAGCAGGTGCTGGCCCTGCAGCGCCGCAACCTGCCTCCGTCGCTATCGCCTGAAGAGCAGCAGGCCCAGGGCTTCGTCACCGTCCAGCATGACCTGGCCACGCTGCTGCACATGCATGCGCTGGAGCCCAGCGTCATCGCCATGCAGGGCTCGGAGGTCGTGGCGTACGCGCTGGTGATGCCTCGCGAGTGCCGCGCTTGGGTCCCCGTCCTGGACCCGATGTTCGCGCTCCTCGAAGGGCTCGAACACCGGGGCCGGCCGCTGAAGGACCAGCGCTTCTACGTGATGGGGCAGGTGTGCGTGGACAAGGCCCACCGGGGGAAGGGCCTCTTCGACGCGCTCTACCACCAGCACCGCGAGCAGCTTCGCTCGCGCTTCGACTGCGTGGTGACGGAGGTCTCGGTGCGCAACACCCGCTCCCTGCGCGCGCACGCGCGGGTCGGGTTCGAGACCGTCCACACCTACCGCGACGCCAGCGACACCTGGGCCGTGGTGCTCTGGGACTGGGGCGCGGGCACGTCGCGCTGA
- a CDS encoding response regulator, with amino-acid sequence MDDDPLVLELVERSISRYGFEVVTTRAALGVANLLRTEQPDIVLLDVNIPALSGDRILGVVRQFAGPDTLFILYSSMDESRLRELVRASGADGYIPKGVTGPELALKLSGLHHKRMANRPTPVRADNVLQRDVPAPQSQSTTAQVSLASR; translated from the coding sequence GTGGATGATGACCCACTCGTGCTGGAGCTGGTGGAGCGCTCCATCAGCCGCTACGGCTTCGAGGTCGTCACCACGCGCGCGGCGCTGGGTGTGGCCAACCTGCTGCGGACCGAGCAGCCGGACATCGTGCTCCTGGACGTGAACATCCCGGCGCTGAGCGGCGACCGCATCCTGGGCGTGGTGCGCCAGTTCGCGGGTCCGGACACGCTCTTCATCCTGTACTCGTCCATGGACGAGTCGCGGCTGCGCGAGCTGGTGCGCGCGTCCGGTGCGGACGGCTACATCCCCAAGGGTGTCACCGGTCCGGAGCTGGCGCTGAAGCTGTCCGGCCTGCACCACAAGCGGATGGCGAACCGCCCCACGCCGGTGCGCGCGGACAACGTGCTTCAGCGCGACGTGCCCGCGCCCCAGTCCCAGAGCACCACGGCCCAGGTGTCGCTGGCGTCGCGGTAG
- a CDS encoding RecQ family ATP-dependent DNA helicase, with protein MTTATQDRSPLWPQLEQEARERFGVEDFRPGQRDIIEAVLAGRDVMGVLPTGAGKSLTFQLPALFVPGATLVVSPLLALMHDQREHLTERYDLDAAKLDSTLKAGELKALQKEIRRGEHEFIYVTPEQLENPERLALLKRANVSLFVVDEAHCVSQWGHDFRPAYLALGDAIRALGRPRVLALTATATPRVREDIRTQLGMEDPVVVRTGIQRENLTLEVHRTVNPELKRQKLLELLRANDGSAIVYTATVRKADELWRWLRAEGLEAGRYHGKLKAAEREENQRHFMDGTTPVVVATKAFGLGIDKPDLRLVVHYHFPDSLESYYQEAGRAGRDGLPAKAALLYRLEDRRIQGFFLGGKYPRRDESQRLYQAANTLCAQGKAVALKRLSEASGLGDKRTRVLVAQLVAAGVLEKGARGVKQLRAFESPEELDAYLRAYEDRHQNDHERLDAMMRYGSTTACRWKVLGTWFEEPLEDDCARCDNCRARAEGRFEARPPTRAKPPVFTDGVGLGVAAAPAA; from the coding sequence CGTGGAGGACTTCCGGCCGGGCCAGCGGGACATCATCGAGGCGGTGCTCGCGGGGCGTGACGTGATGGGCGTGCTGCCCACGGGCGCGGGCAAGAGCCTCACCTTCCAACTGCCCGCCCTCTTCGTGCCCGGCGCCACGTTGGTGGTGAGCCCGCTGCTCGCGCTGATGCACGACCAGCGTGAACACCTCACGGAGCGCTACGACCTGGACGCGGCGAAGCTGGACTCCACGCTGAAGGCCGGTGAGCTGAAGGCGCTCCAGAAGGAGATCCGCCGGGGCGAGCACGAGTTCATCTACGTCACCCCCGAGCAGTTGGAGAACCCGGAGCGGCTGGCGCTGCTCAAGCGCGCGAACGTAAGCCTCTTCGTGGTGGACGAAGCGCACTGCGTCTCGCAGTGGGGCCACGACTTCCGGCCCGCGTACCTCGCGTTGGGGGACGCCATCCGCGCGCTGGGGCGCCCCCGGGTGCTCGCGCTCACGGCCACCGCCACGCCCCGCGTGCGCGAGGACATCCGCACGCAGCTGGGGATGGAGGACCCGGTGGTGGTGCGCACCGGCATCCAGCGCGAAAACCTCACGCTGGAGGTCCACCGCACGGTGAACCCGGAGCTCAAGCGCCAGAAGCTGCTGGAGCTGCTGCGCGCCAACGACGGCAGCGCCATCGTCTACACGGCCACCGTGCGCAAGGCGGACGAGCTGTGGCGATGGCTGCGCGCGGAAGGACTGGAGGCGGGCCGCTACCACGGCAAGCTCAAGGCCGCCGAGCGCGAGGAGAACCAGCGCCACTTCATGGACGGCACCACTCCGGTGGTGGTGGCGACGAAGGCCTTCGGCCTGGGCATCGACAAGCCGGACCTGCGGCTCGTGGTGCACTACCACTTCCCCGACTCGCTGGAGAGCTACTACCAGGAGGCGGGCCGCGCGGGCCGAGATGGGCTCCCCGCGAAGGCGGCGCTGCTGTACCGGCTGGAGGACCGGCGCATCCAGGGCTTCTTCCTGGGCGGCAAGTACCCGCGCCGCGACGAGAGCCAGCGCCTCTACCAGGCCGCGAACACGCTGTGCGCGCAAGGCAAGGCCGTGGCCCTCAAGCGTTTGTCCGAAGCGAGCGGACTGGGCGACAAGCGCACCCGCGTGCTGGTGGCGCAGCTGGTGGCCGCGGGCGTGCTGGAGAAGGGCGCGCGAGGCGTGAAGCAGCTGCGCGCGTTCGAATCACCCGAGGAGCTGGATGCGTACCTGCGCGCGTACGAGGACCGCCACCAGAATGACCACGAGCGCCTGGACGCGATGATGCGCTACGGGAGCACCACCGCGTGCCGCTGGAAGGTGCTGGGCACCTGGTTCGAGGAGCCGCTGGAGGACGACTGCGCCCGCTGCGACAACTGCCGCGCCCGCGCCGAAGGCCGCTTCGAAGCCCGTCCTCCCACCCGCGCGAAGCCTCCTGTTTTCACTGACGGTGTTGGTTTGGGGGTCGCCGCCGCCCCTGCGGCGTAG